Within the Streptomyces sp. NBC_00353 genome, the region TACCGCGCCCGCGACGGCCTGCAGGCACAGGACCATCCGGTGAGTGACGTGCGGAGTCTCAACTTGCTGCCCCCCTACGCGCAGGCCATGAGCGACTTTCGCCCCCGCCTCGTGCCCGTGAGTCCCGGCATCCCGTGGCTCGATGCTGCCAGGGCCGGGGGGGTCCGCGCAGTCGGAGCGCACACGCTCATCGTGGCGCCGCTGGTTCTGCGCGGAACGGCCCTGGGAGTGCTGAGCCTCATCCGCGCTGGCGGGTCCGATCCCTACGACGAGGACGATGTCGGCCTTGCTGCCGATGTGGCTTCCCACACCGCCTTGTGTATCGACAACGCCCGCCGGTTCACCCGCGAGTACACCATCGCCGCGACAGTCCAGCGCCACCAGCTCCCCCGCTGTCCCGCCTCACACAGCACCCTCGAAACCGCCCACCTGCACGTGCTCGGAGCCAGCGGCGGGGGTGGCTGGTTCGACACGATTCCCTTGTCCGGCGCCCGCACCGCCCTGGTCGTCGGAGAGGTCACCGGCCGCGGCATCCAAACCGCCACCACCATGGGGCAACTGCGCACCGTCATCCGCTCTCTGGCCGCACTGGATCTGCAACCCGACGAGCTCCTCGCACGCCTCAACGACACCGCAGCCTTCCTGGCAGCAGAGCGCGCGGCTCTGCACCCCAGCGACCCCCCGCACCCGCAACCGCTCTCCGCGAACTGCGTCTACGCGGTCTACGACCCGGTCACCCGCACATGCACCTTCGCACGGGCCGGGCACACCACACCCGTGATCATCCGCCCCGACAGCAGCACCGAGGTCCCGGACAGCACCCCAGGGCCGCTCCTGGGCAGCGCGGAAGGTCCCCCCTTCGCCGCCACCACCACCGACGTCCCCCACGGCAGCATCCTCGCCCTCTACACCCCCGCGATCCTGCCCGCACCCCCCGCCGATTCCGACGGTGCCCCCGCACGCCTGCACGACGTCCTCGCTCAACCCGACCGGCCACTCCAGCACCTGTGCAACGACATCCTCTACACCCTGCGCAGCAAGGACCGCCCCGGCGACGCCGTCCTCCTCCTCGCCCGCACCCGGCCCTTCCCCGCCCACTCCCTGGCCACCTGGCTCCTCGACCACGACCCCACAGCAGCCGCCACCGCCCGCGCACACACCCGCCGGACACTCGCAGACTGGAACGTGAACGAAGACACCGCTTACGCAGCCGAACTGATCGTCAGCGAACTCGTCACCAACGCGATCCGCTACGGCGCCCCACCCCTGCAGCTACGCCTCATCAAGAACCGCACCCTCACCTGCGAAGTCCACGACGACAGTGCTACTTCCCCCCGCCTGCGCCACGCCCGCACAGTCGATGAAGGGGGACGCGGCCTGTTCATCGTCGCTCAACTCGCCCAAAGATGGGGCACCCGCTACACCACCGAAGGCAAGACAGTCTGGAGCGAACAGACCCTCCCCACTCCGGCCTCCCCGCACTCTGAGCCGACAGCCGAGTCCGTCCAATAAACGGTGATCCGTCCCTGCCGGGCATGATGCGAAGCCGCACGGACGGGTGGATGCAGAGGTCATCGATAGCGGCCGATGTTCGTTTCGCGCCACGGTGGGGTTTGCCGCTGCTGACCGTGGTTCTCGCCGCAGATGGTGCGACGTGGTGCGCGTGCTTCGGTCATTCGGCTTCCGCCGCAGCCGACTCCGCCGTCCTCCGCGTCGTCCGGCTGCACGATGCCCGGCACGGCTGCGCGAGGCTCCTCACCGCGGCCGGGGTCGCGCCCCGCGTCGTGATGGCGATCCTCGGGCACAGCCAGATCAGCATCACCATGGACGTCTACACGCACGTCGTCCACGACACGCAGCGCGAGGCCATCAGCCACATGGACCGGCTGCTCAAGAGGCGCCCGGCCGTGAGCGACCGCCCTCGTTGATGTCAAAAACTGATGTCAAAGGCCCCGGACCATGATCGGTCCGGGGCCTTTTGCCTGGTGCCCCCGGCAGGATTCGAACCTGCGACACCCGCTTTAGGAGAGCGGTGCTCTATCCCCTGAGCTACGAAGGCGGGACGGCAGTCCAGGACAGGGTAGCGGATGAGGCGCAGGGGTGATGGAGGCAGGCGGGCGGTGTATCGGCAAAGGCGCTGCCGGGCGCTCGCACGGTGTAGGGAGCGGGGTGTCTTGACGGGGCATGGGGGCGGGCATAGCGTCACGAAAGTACTGAGCAAGCGCTTAGAGAGGTCGTTCGTGCCGCACACCGACCCGATCCCCGCCGGCCCGGCCCCCGACGCCGGTGCCTTGTCCGCTGCCGCCCGCATCGAGGCGGCGCTGACCGGACCCGGAGCCCCGTTCGCCGTCGTGCGGTTGCAGGACGGCCCGCAGGCCGGGGCGCTCGTGTACGCGGACGGGCCGAGGACCCTCCGCGAATTCGTGGAGACCACCTGGGCCTTCGGGGACCAGCCGTTCCTGATCGCCGCCGGGCGCAGCTACTCGTACGCGGAGTTCTTCGCCGCCGCGTCCGCGCTGGCGTGCCGGCTGACCGAGGTGTACGGGCTCCGCCCCGGCGACCGGGCCGTCGTCGCGATGCGCAACCACCCCGAGTGGCAGATCGCCTTCTGGGCCGCGCAGCTGGCCGGTCTCGTCGCCGTGCCGCTCAACGCCTGGTGGACCGAGGACGAGTTCACGTACGCGCTCGACGACTGTGGACCGAGGGTGCTGCTGGTGGACGGGGAGCGGCTGCCGCGCGTCTCCGCGTGGGCGGAGAAGACCGAGGCGCGCGTGGTCGTCTTCCACCACCGGGACGGCGAGGTTCCGCAGGGGGCCGAGCGATACGAGGACCTGCCCGCGCCCGACCCGCTCGCCGCGCCGCCCGAGGTGGAGATCCGCCCCGAGGACGATGCGACCATCATCTACACGTCGGGCACCACCGGACGGCCCAAGGGCGCCGTGGCCACCCAGCTCGCCCAGGTGGGCGCGGCACTCAACCCGCGGTTCCATGCGACCGCTTCCGCACTCCGCCGCGGGATCATTCCGGGACAGGGGCCCGCGCCGGTCACCCTGATGACCTTTCCGTTCTTCCATGTCGCCGCGTTCACCTCTTTCTACGCGGCCATGGCGGCGGGCGGGGCGCTCGTGCTCATGCGGAAGTGGGACGACCAGGAGGCGCTGCGGCTGATCCGCGAGCACGGCGTCACGCACTACGCGGGCGTCCCGGCCACGGCGCTCCAGCTGCTCGCCGCCGCCGAGCGGGCGGGCGACGAGCTGGCGAGCCTGCAGATGCTGAACACCGGCGGGGCCGCCGCTCCGCCCGACCTGGTGGCGCAGCTCACCGCCCGGTACGGCGAGCGGATCGAGCCGCGCAACGGCTACGGCCTGACCGAGACCTGCGGCGGTGTCCTGGCGAACTTCGGCGCCGACTACCGGCTGCACCCGGGCAGTGTCGGCCGGCCGACCCCCACCACCGAGGTGCGGATCGCCGGTCCGGCGGGTGAGGCGCTGCCCGAGGGGGAGATCGGCGAGCTGTGGCTGCGCGGCCAGTCACTGGTCCGCGGCTACTGGCACAACGAGGCGGCGACGGCCGAGGCGTTCACGGACGGATGGTTGCGGACCGGCGATCTCGCGCTGGTGCGTGACGGGCGGGTGAGCGTCGTGGACCGGCTCAAGGACATGGTGATCCGCGGCGGTGAGAACGTGTACTGCGTGGAGGTCGAGGCCGTGCTCCACGATCATCCGGACGTCGAGGACGCGGCGGTGCTGGGCGTGGCGCACCCGGTCCTCGGCGAGGAGGTCGCCGCTGTCGTCCGGCTGCGGCCCGGTGCCACGGTCACGGCCGACGAGCTGCGGGCGCACGTAGGGCGGAGCCTGGCCGCGTTCAAGGTCCCGGCCCATGTCCTCGTACGCGAGGAGCCGCTTCCGCGTAACCCGACCGGGAAGATCCTCAAGCGTGAGCTGCGCGGGCCGGTCGACGACGAGGTGCGGGGGAGGGGGGCGAAGAGCGGGTAGCAGGGGGATGTGATCAGGAGCGGGTGATGCGGACCCGGTAGTTGCCCTTGGAGTCCTTGCCGACCACCGATATGCGTATCCCTTCGATCGGGTCGGTGAACGTCTGGCCGGGCTGGAACGGGGCGTCGGAGAGCTCGGCCTGCACATTGGGAGAGCGTGTGCAGCCTCTGCTGCCCTTGGTGCTGTCCGCGACGGAGATCGGCCCCTGGCCGGTGTCCACGTCGGAGCGCACCTTGTAGATGAGTACGCCGGGCCTGCAGACCGCCCCGTCGTTGCCCGCCTGGGTGCGTACCTCCACCGCGTAGCCCGACTCCGCGCTGAGCGGTACGAAGGCCAGCTTCAGGCCGCCCCGGGTGGCCAGCGGCCCGAGGACGCGATCGGTGGTGCCGGATTTGGAGGCGCAGCTGATCTGGTTGTTGTCGAGCCAGCCGAGCTTCCACTTGTGCCAGCCGAGCAGATCGTTGTTGGCCCCCCAGTCCTCGGACATGATGTCCCAGTGCCCGACCGAGCCGCCGCCCTCCATGGTGTAGAGGTCGGGCAGGCCGAAGACATGACTGTTCTCGTGCGGCAGGACGCGGTAGCCGGTCTGCGCGTACGACCCGGAGCCGTCGTCCTGGCGGCTGTAGATGAAGGACGTGTTGGCGAGCGGGACGCCGTCCGCGAGCGGGGCGTCGGCGTTGCCCGAGAAGGTCACGGACAGGACGGTGTCCAGTGCGGAGGGTCCGGCGTTCGGTGTGACCAGGACATTGACCAGGTCGTACTCGCGGAAGTCCACCTTCTGGTCGGCGATGGCCACGATGTCCTGGACCAGATGGCGGTAGCCCGGTTCGTACGGTGAGCCGCGTTCTATCCCGTACGCCGAGAACGGCAGGGGCATCCGCAGCCAGCTCTTCACGGGGGCTTCGGGCCGGTAGATGAGCCGGCCGTACGAACTGGTCCGGAACCAGGCGGTGGTCTGCGGGAAGAATTCGGCGAGCCGGTCCATCGCCGACCCGAGTCCCGGCGCGTCCGGGAAGTCGATCATCAGGTTGAGCGCGTGCACCTCGCCGGTGGACCGGGAGTAGCCGGCCTGGGTCGGCATGCCCTCCGACATCTGCACGCCCATCGTCGCGGTTATCCGGCACGGCCCGAGCCCAGCCTGCTCCGCGGTGGCCACCGGTCCCGCGGAGGCGGGGCCGGAGAGGGAGAGCGTGCTGCTGGCCGAGGCTGTGGCGGCGATGACCAGCGTGGTTGCCCCGGCGAGTGCGAGGGTGCGGCGGCGACTGGGTATCCGGTGGCGGGGCTGCTGCATAGAGTCGCCTTCCGGGGGTCCGCGGCAGCCGACGGGCCCTGGCTGCGCTCTGCTGATCACCCTCTGGCGGGCGGTGCGCGGCCGCGCGTTGGGTGCGCCGATCGGTGGATTCTCCGCTCGATCGATGTGACGCAGGTCACATCAAAGGTGGGAAATAACCGGGGACCCATTCCCCGTTTGAACCCGTGTCCCCGCGAAACGGGGAGGCGCTCCCCGGTTGTACGCATCCGGGTCGCGCAAGAGCCAACAAGAGCCGGAAGGGAAGGGGCTGCCGTCGTGGAGACCGTCACTCGCATCGCCGCCGACACCGACACCGGGACGGCGGCGCGCCGCACGTCCCGCCCGCGGGCGGACGCGCTGCGCAACCGGGAGCGGATCGTGACGGCGGCGCGCGAGATGTTCGTCGAGTTCGGACCGGACGTGCCGCTCGACGAGGTCGCCCGCCGTGCAGGCGTCGGCAACGCCACGCTCTACCGGAACTTCCCCGACCGGGCCGCGCTGACCCATGAGGTCGTCCTCGCGGTCACCTCCCGCATCACCGGCCGTGCGGAGGAGGCGGTGGCCGAGGAGGCCGACCCCTTCGCTGCGCTCAGCCGCTTCGTCCACGCGGCAGCCGACGAGCGCATCGGGGCGCTCTGCCCGATGCTGTCCGGCGGCTTCGACAAGTGCCACCCCGAACTGCTCGCCGAGCGTCGCCGCCTCGAAGAGGCCGTCGAAGGGCTCGTGGCGCGCGCCATGTCCGCGGGGCGCCTGCGCACCGACATCGCCGTCGGTGACGTACTGGTCGGCCTCTCCCAGCTCACCCGGCCGTTGCCAGGCACCGCGTGCCTGGACATCGACCGGTTCACCCACCGTCATCTCCAGCTGTTCCTGGACGGCCTCGAGGCTCCGGCCCGGTCCGAACTGCCCGGTA harbors:
- a CDS encoding M6 family metalloprotease domain-containing protein yields the protein MQQPRHRIPSRRRTLALAGATTLVIAATASASSTLSLSGPASAGPVATAEQAGLGPCRITATMGVQMSEGMPTQAGYSRSTGEVHALNLMIDFPDAPGLGSAMDRLAEFFPQTTAWFRTSSYGRLIYRPEAPVKSWLRMPLPFSAYGIERGSPYEPGYRHLVQDIVAIADQKVDFREYDLVNVLVTPNAGPSALDTVLSVTFSGNADAPLADGVPLANTSFIYSRQDDGSGSYAQTGYRVLPHENSHVFGLPDLYTMEGGGSVGHWDIMSEDWGANNDLLGWHKWKLGWLDNNQISCASKSGTTDRVLGPLATRGGLKLAFVPLSAESGYAVEVRTQAGNDGAVCRPGVLIYKVRSDVDTGQGPISVADSTKGSRGCTRSPNVQAELSDAPFQPGQTFTDPIEGIRISVVGKDSKGNYRVRITRS
- a CDS encoding TetR/AcrR family transcriptional regulator, with the translated sequence METVTRIAADTDTGTAARRTSRPRADALRNRERIVTAAREMFVEFGPDVPLDEVARRAGVGNATLYRNFPDRAALTHEVVLAVTSRITGRAEEAVAEEADPFAALSRFVHAAADERIGALCPMLSGGFDKCHPELLAERRRLEEAVEGLVARAMSAGRLRTDIAVGDVLVGLSQLTRPLPGTACLDIDRFTHRHLQLFLDGLEAPARSELPGTAATLEDLRRRP
- a CDS encoding class I adenylate-forming enzyme family protein; translated protein: MPHTDPIPAGPAPDAGALSAAARIEAALTGPGAPFAVVRLQDGPQAGALVYADGPRTLREFVETTWAFGDQPFLIAAGRSYSYAEFFAAASALACRLTEVYGLRPGDRAVVAMRNHPEWQIAFWAAQLAGLVAVPLNAWWTEDEFTYALDDCGPRVLLVDGERLPRVSAWAEKTEARVVVFHHRDGEVPQGAERYEDLPAPDPLAAPPEVEIRPEDDATIIYTSGTTGRPKGAVATQLAQVGAALNPRFHATASALRRGIIPGQGPAPVTLMTFPFFHVAAFTSFYAAMAAGGALVLMRKWDDQEALRLIREHGVTHYAGVPATALQLLAAAERAGDELASLQMLNTGGAAAPPDLVAQLTARYGERIEPRNGYGLTETCGGVLANFGADYRLHPGSVGRPTPTTEVRIAGPAGEALPEGEIGELWLRGQSLVRGYWHNEAATAEAFTDGWLRTGDLALVRDGRVSVVDRLKDMVIRGGENVYCVEVEAVLHDHPDVEDAAVLGVAHPVLGEEVAAVVRLRPGATVTADELRAHVGRSLAAFKVPAHVLVREEPLPRNPTGKILKRELRGPVDDEVRGRGAKSG
- a CDS encoding SpoIIE family protein phosphatase — its product is MRRTPAGGDSVGGAILDALFTQSPVGLHVLDTELRVVRVNAAAWAIRGVPVEGLVGLHFTEAYAGLSAPDEVEAMLRGVLESGVPVREHLVRRRLAAEQGREGIGSVSVFRLQDPQGTVLGLAATAVDVTEQEQARARKRVLNAVRERVGQTLDVIATCQELVDTLVPGFADIAMVDIVDAVVHGEESPTGPLAEDVALRRAAYRARDGLQAQDHPVSDVRSLNLLPPYAQAMSDFRPRLVPVSPGIPWLDAARAGGVRAVGAHTLIVAPLVLRGTALGVLSLIRAGGSDPYDEDDVGLAADVASHTALCIDNARRFTREYTIAATVQRHQLPRCPASHSTLETAHLHVLGASGGGGWFDTIPLSGARTALVVGEVTGRGIQTATTMGQLRTVIRSLAALDLQPDELLARLNDTAAFLAAERAALHPSDPPHPQPLSANCVYAVYDPVTRTCTFARAGHTTPVIIRPDSSTEVPDSTPGPLLGSAEGPPFAATTTDVPHGSILALYTPAILPAPPADSDGAPARLHDVLAQPDRPLQHLCNDILYTLRSKDRPGDAVLLLARTRPFPAHSLATWLLDHDPTAAATARAHTRRTLADWNVNEDTAYAAELIVSELVTNAIRYGAPPLQLRLIKNRTLTCEVHDDSATSPRLRHARTVDEGGRGLFIVAQLAQRWGTRYTTEGKTVWSEQTLPTPASPHSEPTAESVQ